The DNA window CGCTCTTCGAGACCGGGGAGCCGGTCGGAGAGCTGTTCGAGCCGGTCGAGTTCCTCGTCGAGGTCGCGTTTTTCGGCCTCGAGACGCTCGATCTGGCTGTTGATCGCCGCGGTGTCGACCGGGCGCATGATCAGCTCGCGGAGGTCATCGCCGCGGGCGACCGCCCGCCGGGCCTCGTTCGATTCGAGGAGGAACGCGAACAGGTCTGCGAGTTCGGGGTCGGCGAGATAGGGGTCACCGCCGGTGCGGGTCGTCGTGCCGGTGCGTTCGAGCGTCCGGGTGTAGTGCTCGGGGCCGATCGACAGGTCGACCTGCCCGGAGTCGGCGTCGCCCTTCAGCGAGACGTGTTCGCTTCCGAGCGCGGCCATCAGCGCCTGCAGAAACGATGTTCGGTTCGTCGCGTTTCTTCCCGCCAGGACCGTAACGCCCGGGTGGAGCGTCACGTCGGATTCCGAAATTCCACCGACGTTCTCGACGTGAACGTCGATGGCGAGGTTCGTGTCCGGCGTCTGTGCGGAAGTCATTGCGTGAACATAAACCGCGCTGTACATAAGCATTCATGACTCCGTCAGACACGTGTCGGCGTGTCGACCCCTCGTGACGCGTCCGGACGGGCGACGTCCGACGGTTACTCCTCGCCGGTCTCGCAGTCACAGCCACCGCGTTCGATGAGTTCGACCGCCTCGTACTGCGAGCCGCAGTCGCCGCAGTACACCTGGACGTCGGTCAACACGTCGAAGTCGCCGATCGTGATGTCGCCGGCGTTCGCCAGCCGGGTGATGCCGCTCTCCGTGACGACCGAAACCCGTCCCTGGAGCCGGCGGATCGTGCGTGCTTCCTTTTCGATCCGCGACTCCTCTTCGGCTTCGAGTTCCGCGCCACGGTGCTCCCGGAGGTACGTGTGGATCGCCTGGTGGGAGACGAAGTCCGACTCGACAGCGTCGAGGTCGACGCCGTCGCGCTCCAGCTGGCGGCGGACCTCGGTCCGCATCCCGGGGCTGACGTCGTCGCCGCGGAGCAGCCGGTACGTGTTCTCCACCTCGCCGTCGAGCGGGCTCGCGCCCACCTCGTCGAGCGCCCTGCGGAGAACCGCGCGGTTGAACCGGTCGGCGAGGCTCCGGAGACTCTCGCGTTCCCCCTCCGCACCCGTCCACCGTCGCTCCAGTTCGTCGCCGAGCCCCTCAAGGCCGTACGCCTCGATGACACGTTCGACCTTTCCGCGCGGACCCGGCGTGGACCCGGTATCGCTCATACCTTCGCTTCAACCGCCCGACCCCCTTGGGTGTATCGACTCGTGCGGTCGACTGTCGAAGGGTTGTAGACATATCTCCTTAGATTTAAGGGGATCGTTCTCCCCATACCCGTATGGGCAAGTTCGACGGCATCGACCCCGCGACCCTTCGCGACGCGCTCGCCGAGGCGACGGACGCGAAGGCGACGAAACGACTCATGGTGGCGCTCGACTACATCGACGGCACCTCGGTCGACGATCTGAGCGAACGGTACGGCATCCCACGGTCGACCGTCTACTACTGGCTCTCGCGCTTCGAGGAGCGTCCGGTCGAGGAGGCGATCACCGACGAGGACCGACCGGGTCGACCGACGAAACTCGACCGGTCGGTGATCAGGGAGGTCATCGACGAGGGGCCGGCGTCGTACGGTGTCGACAGCGACGACGAGTGGTCGCCGGCCGCCCTCAGGGACGTCCTCGACCGCGAGTTCGACGTCTCGTACTCCGAGGGACACGTCCGCCGACTCCTCGCCGAACTCTCGGAGTGACCCGCGAGAGGTACAAACAGAACTGTTCGTCTCCCGCGCGGGCCGCCCGTCGGTGCCAGTCAGTCGGTTCATTACCCCCGGTCGCCTGCAGCCCGTATGCGAGTTATCGGTCGGACGATCAACCTCGGGATGGTGGTGCTCGTCGTGGTGCTCGCCACGGGCACGGCGGGCACGACGATGGTGTTCCTGCAGTCGGTCGAACAGCTCGACCAGCAGAACAGCCAGCTCCGCGAACGGAACCAGGCGCTCCGGACCGACCTCCGGGAGACGGAGACGGAGTTGGTGTCGACGCGCACCGAACTCGACGAGCTGAACCGCAACCTCGAGACGACGCGGGGCGACGTGAGCCAGGTGTCGGAGAACCTCGAACGGTCCGAGAGCCGCCTCGACACGGCGCGGGCCGAACTCGCGTCGGCGGAGTCGGAGCTGTCGGGCGCGCGAGAGAACCTCCAGCGCACGCGGTCGCAGCTGAGTGGGGCGGAGGGCGACCTCCGTGAGCTCCGCCAGCGCGAACGGTCGCTCCGGTCGGAGCTCGCGGGCGTCGAGACCGACAACCGCGACCTCCGGTCGGAGAAGGCCGCGCTCCAGCGAGAACTCGCCACCGTCAGGGACGACGCCGGCCGGCTCCAGACCCGCGTCGACGCGCTCGAATCACGGGTCGGCCGGCTGGAGGGCGACCTCCGGACCGCCTGTGCCGCCGTCGAGGGGCCGAAACCCGCCGTCTGCTGACCCCCTGCGGCGAAAGCGGTTTTTGTTCCGGACCCCCACTTCAATAGGATGACACCTCCCGCGTTCGGCTCCCTGACGCCCGAGACGCTCGCGCTGTTCACCGACCGGTACGAACTCACCATGATGCAGGGGTACGTCCGCCAGGAGCACAATCCGGAGGCGACGTTCAGCCTCTTCTTCCGGTCGCTCCCGACCGACCGTGGCTACGTCGTCGCCGCGGGGCTCGAACAGGCGCTCGCGGCCGTGACGGAGCTGTCGTTCGGTGACCGCGCGCTCGCGCATCTGGACGACGCGGGCTTCGACGCGGCGTTCCTCGCGTACCTCGACTCGTTCGCGTTCTCGGGCGAGGTGCGTGCGGTGCCCGAGGGAACGGTCGTCTTCCCGAACGAGCCGCTCGTCGAGGTGACCGCTCCGCTCGCCGAGGCACAGCTGTTCGAGACGATCCTGCTCAACCAGCTCGGCTTTCAGAGCCTCGTCGCGACGAAGGCCGCGCGGATGCGCGACGTCGTCGAGCGACACGGCGACGCGGCGACGCTGGTGGACTTCGGCTCGCGTCGCGCGCACGGGGTCGACGCCGGGCTCAAGGCCGCCCGAGCGGCGTCCGTCGGCGGGTTCGACGGGACCTCGAACGTCGCGGCGGGCGAGGCGTTCGGGGTGCCCACGTACGGGACCATGGCGCACTCGTGGGTACAGAGCTTCGCGACCGAGCGCGACGCGTTCACCGCCTTCGTCGACGAGTACGGCGACGACAGCGTCCTCCTCATCGACACGTACGACACCGTCGCCGGGGCGGAGCTCGCGCGAGAGGTGGCGGCCGAGGCGGGCGTCGACCTCCAGGGAGTCCGGCTGGACTCGGGGGACCTCGTGGCGCTGTCGAAGCGGGTCGCCGAGGTGCTCCCGGACGTCGACCTGTTCATCTCCTCCGGCATGGACGAGTACGCGATCCAGGAGTTCCTCGAACACGGCGGCGTCGGCGACGGCTTCGGCCCGGGAACCGCGCTCACCACGAGCAAGGACGCCCCCGCGCTCGACGTCGTGTACAAGCTCGTCGCCGTCGAACGAGACGGGGAGTTGCGACCGAGCATGAAGCTCTCGTCGGGGAAGGCAACGTACCCCGGCCCCAAGCGCGTCGGGCGCGTCGAGCGCGACGGCGAGTTCGTCCGCGACGTGCTCGGCCGCCGCGACGACGACGGCGCGGGCCGTGACCTGCTCGTCACTGTGGTCGACGACGGCGAGCTCGTCTACGACTGTCCGCCGCTCGACGAGATCCGTGAGACGACGCGCCGAAACGTCGCGGCGCTTCCGGCGGCGGTTCGTACCCTCCGCGATCCGGCGACGTACGAGGTGGCCGTCAGCGACGGGCTCGCAGCCGAAACCGAGGCGCTCCGGCGACGGCTGGAGTCGGGTTCGTGAGCCACCGCTGGCTCCGAGCCGACACGGGCGACCGCGAGCGCGAGCGCGCCGCGGCCGGTCGTCGCCGCCCCCGTGAGCGGGGGCCACTGGATAACTGTACTGAGTGAACGCTCGGAGCGGGCGGACGGTGGTGTGGGGGGATCCGGGGAGAGAAGGCCGAACAGAGGTGTGGGGATCCGAGTGGTGCAGAAAGCGTGCGTGGAATCCAGCGTGGGTAAGAGATATGAGCATTCATCTCAAACAGAACAGGGAGGACGAATGGAAGGGGGCGACGAGGGGATGTGGCGGACGCTCGCGCGCATCTACGTGTCCGTCCTCGCCTGTGGCGTCTGTGTTCCCGGGGTCGCGGCGCTCCCGGTACTCTTCGGCTTCGGCTCGTTCTTTGTGACCCTCCTGTTCGGTGTGGTCGGCCTCGGTGCCGCCGGCGGGGTCGTTCTGTTCGCCGACGCGCAGTTCGATGCCGCCGCGGTGTCGGATTCGGGACTGGAACACCCCTCGTCACCCGAGTCCGCGCCGGGCAGGTGAGCGCCACGCGCCGCGGGCCCCACACGCCGCCGGGTCGGGCAGGAGGTAAGTAACCGCGGGATGTAAGGACAGCCATGCCGGGTGCCGTCGCGGACCTCACGCGTGTCGTGTTTACCAGGCGGAACGCCCTGACCGTCGCGCTGATGATCGCACTCGCGCTCGTCGGCCTCGCGCTCCCGGACGGGACGCTCAGTTACGCGTCGTACCTCGCGCTGTTCTCGGTGTGGATGATCGGCTTCGTGTTGACCGTCGTCGACCTCCTCCGACTCCGCGGGGGCTGAATCGCGGCAGCGGTCGTCGACGGGCGTGTGGGACGTGAACCGCCGACCGATCCGGCTGGACAACCCGCCGTGAATTGAAACACGTTCGAGAGGTTTTACAATACGGCCCCCCTTCGACGGAACTAATGAAGGTGCGTATTCTCGCGGCCCTCGTCGTCCTCTCTGTCGTCGTCGGCGCACAGCCCGTCGCGGCCGAGCAGGTCATCGGCCAGCCGGAGATCGATCTCTCCGTCCAGGACAACCGTATCGGCCCCGGCGAACGGACCACGCTCGACATCGCGGTGTCGAACGACGGCACCCTCCAGCGGGGTGGCCCGGCGGCGCTCGAACAGCGGATCAAAACCGCCCGCGGGCTCACCGTCGACATCCGCGAAGACCGGATCGACGCCCCGATCGAGGTCAAATCAGGGAGCGTGACGCTCGGGAGCCTCCCCGACGGCGCGGTCGGCACGGCGTCGTTCCAGCTGGAGACCGGCGAGTCGCTCCAGCCCGGCACGTACGAGATCCCGGTCGAGATCAGCTACTCGCTCACCCGGAGCGCGGACTACACCGAGAGTCGGTCGCCGCCGGGGTACACTGACGTCTCCTACGCGGGCTCGTTCCGCCGGCAGACCACGACGATCACGCTCGTTGTCGACGAGGAGGCGCGGTTCGAGATCGTCCCCACAGAGGGCAACGCCGTCGTCGCGGGCGACACCAGTAGCTTCGAGTTCGGCCTGCGGAACGTCGGCTCCGAGACCGCTCGGTCGGCGACGGTGTCGCTGTCGACCCGGACGGGTGACCTCTACTTCGGCCAGCCGTCCCAGCCGCGCGAGCGCCGCTCGGTCTACGTCGATGCGCTCGCGCCCGGCGAGTCACACTCGATCAGCGTCCAGGTGGGCGCGACGACCGGGATCTCGCCCGGGAGCTACCCGATCGCCGTCGACGTGTCGTACGAGACCCCCGACGGCGTGGCCGAGACCTCTGAGACGCTGTCGACGGGCGTCCGGGTCGAGCCCGAACGCTCGTTCGACGTCCGCGACCTCTCGACGCAGTCGTTCCGCGTCGACGAGTCGGAGGCGACCGTCCGCGCCACGGTCGTCAACACGGGTGACGTGGCCGCACGGAACGTAGTGGTGCGCGCGCAGGGGCCGGAGCCGCTCCAGGCGACCGGACCCGAGGCGGCCGTCGGCGACCTCGGCCCCGGTGAGTCCACGTCGGCGCAGTTCACTTTCGCCGTCCCGGCCGACGCCGAGCCGGGCTCGCTGTCGCTGTCGTTCGCGGTCGAGTACGAGAACACCGACGGTGATCTCCGCCGGCTCGACGAGCCGATCCGCCGGGCAGTCACGCTCGACGCCGAACGCGACGCCTTCGAGGTCGTGGGCGTCAACACGTCGGTCACCTCGGGCGGCGAGGGGACCCTCGCGGTGACGGTCCGCTACAACGGCGACCAGCCGGTCTCGAACGCCAACGCGAAGGTGTTCGTGAACGATCCGCTCTCGTCGGCCGACGACGACGCCTTCCTCGGCTCGTTCGAGCCGGGCGAGACGCGGACTGCGGAGTTCTCGGTCGCCGCGGGCGGATCGGCGATGGCCAAGGCGTACCCCGCCTCGGTCGAGATCCGCTACGACGACCCGGGCGGGAACTCGAAGCTGGCCGACGGGCTCCAGTTCGGCGTCCCCATCGATGAGCCATCGGGCGGGCTGCCGATCGGCTACGTCGGTGCCGGGATGGGCGTGCTCGTGCTCGCGGGCGGCGTCTTCGTCTGGCAGCGACAGCGGAGGTGACCGATGGGCGTCCTCCGGGTCGTCTTCGCCGGCGTCGGCGACCGGATCCAGAAGCGACCGCTCCTGACGCTCGCCGTCGTCGTCGGGCTCATCGTCGTCGCCGGTGCCGGCGCGTCGCAGATCACGAGCGTCACGGGCAACGAGGCGTTCGTCCAGTCGAACCCCACCTTAGAGCGGTTCGAGGACACCTTCGACCGCGGCACGATGGCCGTGCTCGTCCGGGGACCGGTGACCGACCCCGAGACGATGACCGCGATCGACACGTTCGACCGGCGGATGGAGACGGCCGACAAGGTGGTGACGGTCATCACCCCGGCGGATCGGGTGCGCGCCGAGTACGGTCGTATCCCCGACTCGCGGGCGGCCATCGAACGGGTCGTCGCCGACGAGAAATCGACGGTCGTGACCGTCGTCCTCGAGTCGGGGCTCACCCAGGAGGAGCAACGCCCGGTGTACCAAGAGGCGCTCGACGCCCGGTCGTGGGCAGCGTTCCCCGCGGGCACCGAGGTCATCATCACCGGCCAGCCCGCCTTCTCCGCGCAGCT is part of the Salinigranum marinum genome and encodes:
- the rdfA gene encoding rod-determining factor RdfA, with protein sequence MSDTGSTPGPRGKVERVIEAYGLEGLGDELERRWTGAEGERESLRSLADRFNRAVLRRALDEVGASPLDGEVENTYRLLRGDDVSPGMRTEVRRQLERDGVDLDAVESDFVSHQAIHTYLREHRGAELEAEEESRIEKEARTIRRLQGRVSVVTESGITRLANAGDITIGDFDVLTDVQVYCGDCGSQYEAVELIERGGCDCETGEE
- a CDS encoding helix-turn-helix domain-containing protein; translated protein: MGKFDGIDPATLRDALAEATDAKATKRLMVALDYIDGTSVDDLSERYGIPRSTVYYWLSRFEERPVEEAITDEDRPGRPTKLDRSVIREVIDEGPASYGVDSDDEWSPAALRDVLDREFDVSYSEGHVRRLLAELSE
- a CDS encoding chromosome partitioning protein — protein: MRVIGRTINLGMVVLVVVLATGTAGTTMVFLQSVEQLDQQNSQLRERNQALRTDLRETETELVSTRTELDELNRNLETTRGDVSQVSENLERSESRLDTARAELASAESELSGARENLQRTRSQLSGAEGDLRELRQRERSLRSELAGVETDNRDLRSEKAALQRELATVRDDAGRLQTRVDALESRVGRLEGDLRTACAAVEGPKPAVC
- a CDS encoding nicotinate phosphoribosyltransferase, yielding MTPPAFGSLTPETLALFTDRYELTMMQGYVRQEHNPEATFSLFFRSLPTDRGYVVAAGLEQALAAVTELSFGDRALAHLDDAGFDAAFLAYLDSFAFSGEVRAVPEGTVVFPNEPLVEVTAPLAEAQLFETILLNQLGFQSLVATKAARMRDVVERHGDAATLVDFGSRRAHGVDAGLKAARAASVGGFDGTSNVAAGEAFGVPTYGTMAHSWVQSFATERDAFTAFVDEYGDDSVLLIDTYDTVAGAELAREVAAEAGVDLQGVRLDSGDLVALSKRVAEVLPDVDLFISSGMDEYAIQEFLEHGGVGDGFGPGTALTTSKDAPALDVVYKLVAVERDGELRPSMKLSSGKATYPGPKRVGRVERDGEFVRDVLGRRDDDGAGRDLLVTVVDDGELVYDCPPLDEIRETTRRNVAALPAAVRTLRDPATYEVAVSDGLAAETEALRRRLESGS
- a CDS encoding COG1361 S-layer family protein, translated to MKVRILAALVVLSVVVGAQPVAAEQVIGQPEIDLSVQDNRIGPGERTTLDIAVSNDGTLQRGGPAALEQRIKTARGLTVDIREDRIDAPIEVKSGSVTLGSLPDGAVGTASFQLETGESLQPGTYEIPVEISYSLTRSADYTESRSPPGYTDVSYAGSFRRQTTTITLVVDEEARFEIVPTEGNAVVAGDTSSFEFGLRNVGSETARSATVSLSTRTGDLYFGQPSQPRERRSVYVDALAPGESHSISVQVGATTGISPGSYPIAVDVSYETPDGVAETSETLSTGVRVEPERSFDVRDLSTQSFRVDESEATVRATVVNTGDVAARNVVVRAQGPEPLQATGPEAAVGDLGPGESTSAQFTFAVPADAEPGSLSLSFAVEYENTDGDLRRLDEPIRRAVTLDAERDAFEVVGVNTSVTSGGEGTLAVTVRYNGDQPVSNANAKVFVNDPLSSADDDAFLGSFEPGETRTAEFSVAAGGSAMAKAYPASVEIRYDDPGGNSKLADGLQFGVPIDEPSGGLPIGYVGAGMGVLVLAGGVFVWQRQRR